One part of the Solanum stenotomum isolate F172 unplaced genomic scaffold, ASM1918654v1 scaffold17538, whole genome shotgun sequence genome encodes these proteins:
- the LOC125850495 gene encoding transcription factor AS1 yields MRERQRWRAEEDALLRAYVRQYGPKEWHLVSQRMNTPLNRDAKSCLERWKNYLKPGIKKGSLTEDEQCLVIQLQAKHGNKWKKIAAEVPGRTAKRLGKWWEVFKEKQQREQKENNKVVDPVDEGKYDHILETFAEKIVKERSVPGLLMATSNGGFLHADSSTPTPQNLLPPWLSNSTAPSTVRSSSPSVTLSLSPSTVPPTPTPGIPWLQTDRGPDNASLILSSFPHHGVAPPCGENPFITELAECCKDLDEGHRTWTAHKKEAAWRLRRVELQLESEKASKVREKMEEIEAKMKALREEQKATLDRIEAEYKEQLAGLRRDAEAKEQKLAEQWTSKHMRLAKFLEQMGCQSRLSEPNGGR; encoded by the coding sequence ATGAGGGAGAGGCAACGGTGGCGAGCTGAAGAGGATGCTTTGTTGCGAGCATACGTGAGACAGTATGGACCAAAAGAATGGCACCTCGTATCACAGCGTATGAACACACCCCTTAACAGGGACGCGAAGTCTTGTTTAGAAAGGTGGAAAAACTACCTCAAACCAGGGATTAAAAAAGGATCACTCACTGAAGACGAACAGTGTCTTGTTATCCAACTACAGGCTAAACACGGTAACAAATGGAAGAAAATAGCAGCTGAAGTACCAGGTCGAACTGCGAAGAGATTAGGAAAGTGGTGGGAAGTTTTCAAAGAGAAGCAACAGAGAGAGCAGAAAGAAAACAACAAGGTTGTTGATCCGGTAGACGAGGGAAAATACGATCACATTCTCGAAACCTTTGCAGAGAAGATTGTGAAAGAACGGAGTGTCCCAGGTTTACTTATGGCTACTTCTAATGGAGGTTTCCTCCACGCTGATTCCTCAACTCCTACGCCACAAAATCTTCTTCCTCCGTGGCTTTCTAATTCAACTGCTCCTTCTACTGTCAGATCATCATCTCCATCTGTGACTTTAAGTCTCTCCCCCTCGACAGTGCCACCTACACCAACGCCTGGCATTCCGTGGCTACAGACAGATAGAGGACCGGATAATGCATCTCTCATCTTGAGCAGTTTTCCACATCACGGTGTTGCTCCTCCTTGTGGAGAAAATCCATTTATTACTGAACTTGCAGAATGCTGTAAGGATTTAGATGAAGGGCATCGTACTTGGACTGCACATAAGAAGGAAGCAGCTTGGAGGTTAAGGAGGGTGGAATTACAACTAGAATCCGAGAAAGCAAGCAAAGTTAGGGAGAAGATGGAGGAAATTGAAGCGAAAATGAAAGCTCTGAGGGAAGAACAGAAAGCAACTCTAGACAGAATTGAAGCAGAATACAAGGAGCAACTAGCAGGCTTGAGGAGGGATGCAGAAGCAAAAGAGCAGAAATTGGCAGAGCAATGGACATCCAAACACATGCGCCTCGCTAAGTTTCTTGAGCAGATGGGATGCCAATCAAGACTTTCTGAACCTAATGGCGGCCGCTAA